From a single Sporosarcina oncorhynchi genomic region:
- a CDS encoding S41 family peptidase, whose translation MDDRENNDGLENETETGYEPRGKRFIHMKPFSLVMLVFGLVLATAAVTFFALTTGEDKVVEVISPQNNTNVDRKEFKKLYDAYDEMKKTYYNDIDETAIIDGAINGMIEALGDPFSDYLSEKEARQLNESISSSFEGIGAEIQELNGYINVVSPIKNSPAERAGLLPNDLIIAVDGTSIQGMSSSEAVLLIRGEKGTTVTLSVRRGEMSEPFDVKIERDVIPIETVYAEMLDDHIAHIHITSFSEHTYEELLTALDEMEKQGMEGLIVDVRQNPGGMLNTAIDISDLFVEKDKNLFQYEGKGNNPEIYVASNGRKVEVPVTLVIDDGSASASEILAGALKESAKVPLIGIKTYGKGTVQTPKDLPDGSNLKLTTAKWLTPDGNWIHEKGIEPDIVVEYPSYAMLPFLDPSVEMNEGMVSPSIKAAEEMLAAIGFEPGDVDGLYDNSTKEAVEALQEKLSLKVNGILSGDTTYGLMNELRDKIKNDDPQLMKAMEVLKEQIGK comes from the coding sequence ATGGACGATAGAGAGAATAATGACGGTCTCGAAAACGAAACCGAAACCGGATATGAACCTCGTGGTAAGCGCTTTATTCACATGAAACCGTTCTCACTGGTCATGCTCGTATTCGGTCTCGTTCTCGCTACAGCAGCTGTGACATTTTTTGCTTTGACAACGGGTGAAGACAAAGTCGTAGAAGTAATAAGTCCGCAAAATAATACAAATGTGGATCGTAAAGAGTTCAAGAAACTGTACGATGCATATGATGAAATGAAAAAAACCTATTATAATGATATTGATGAAACTGCTATTATTGATGGTGCCATTAATGGAATGATTGAAGCGCTAGGAGATCCGTTTTCAGATTACCTGAGTGAAAAGGAAGCACGACAATTAAATGAAAGTATTTCATCAAGTTTTGAAGGGATTGGCGCTGAAATCCAGGAGTTGAACGGGTATATCAACGTCGTCTCACCAATTAAAAACTCCCCCGCTGAACGTGCAGGATTGTTGCCGAATGATCTGATTATCGCCGTTGACGGAACAAGCATCCAAGGCATGTCATCATCTGAAGCGGTATTGCTGATTCGTGGAGAAAAAGGCACAACTGTCACGTTGTCTGTTCGAAGAGGTGAGATGTCTGAGCCTTTTGATGTGAAAATCGAACGAGATGTCATTCCAATTGAAACGGTATATGCTGAAATGCTGGATGATCACATTGCACATATTCATATTACGAGCTTCTCGGAACATACGTATGAAGAGTTGTTAACGGCTCTTGATGAAATGGAAAAGCAAGGGATGGAAGGTCTCATTGTTGACGTTCGTCAAAATCCTGGTGGTATGTTAAATACAGCAATCGATATTTCGGATCTCTTTGTAGAGAAAGATAAAAACCTTTTCCAATATGAAGGAAAAGGAAATAATCCTGAGATTTATGTTGCATCAAATGGACGTAAAGTTGAAGTGCCAGTAACGCTAGTCATCGATGATGGCAGTGCCTCGGCTTCAGAAATTCTTGCAGGTGCTCTGAAAGAGTCCGCTAAAGTACCTCTTATCGGCATCAAAACCTACGGTAAAGGGACTGTTCAGACACCTAAAGATCTGCCAGATGGATCTAACTTGAAGCTTACAACTGCCAAATGGCTAACTCCAGATGGTAATTGGATTCATGAAAAGGGGATTGAACCTGATATTGTGGTCGAGTACCCGTCATACGCTATGCTGCCCTTCCTTGATCCGTCTGTGGAAATGAACGAAGGAATGGTATCACCTTCCATTAAAGCAGCTGAGGAAATGTTGGCTGCCATCGGTTTTGAACCGGGAGATGTCGATGGATTATACGATAACAGCACAAAAGAAGCTGTCGAAGCGCTGCAAGAGAAATTATCATTGAAAGTGAATGGAATCCTTTCAGGCGATACGACATATGGGCTTATGAATGAATTAAGAGATAAGATTAAAAATGATGACCCACAACTGATGAAAGCGATGGAAGTCTTGAAAGAACAGATCGGAAAATAA
- a CDS encoding CobW family GTP-binding protein, with protein sequence MTDVYLLSGFLGSGKTSLLMNLIAQLKAEGKKPAVLMNEFGSISIDSDTVANEENIPLKELLNGCICCTGSEQTEAQLQGLLEEYEHIDVILIETTGAAHPVEALDAVYSPLFAERLTIKGIVTVADSKRWLEREKLSPQIRSLFMEQIRHAHIILANKADLLTESELATVTMELGNFNENAPIIQTVNADISFSFIEETLANMKAISEKQVISGKHLPLSSKLIVFDRSVEKDRFEDWVKSLPDTVYRMKGYVPLVGAKNPYLFQYAYGMVNWLPEYVKMEPQLVVIGEGVQQLEYPG encoded by the coding sequence ATGACAGATGTCTATTTGTTAAGCGGGTTTTTAGGGAGTGGGAAAACATCCTTGCTCATGAATTTAATTGCACAGTTGAAAGCAGAAGGAAAGAAGCCAGCAGTTTTAATGAATGAATTCGGTTCGATTTCAATCGATTCAGATACAGTGGCAAATGAGGAAAATATCCCTTTGAAAGAGCTTTTAAACGGTTGTATTTGCTGCACGGGTTCCGAACAGACTGAAGCACAGTTACAAGGATTACTAGAGGAGTATGAACATATTGATGTCATTCTCATTGAAACGACAGGTGCTGCACATCCTGTTGAGGCATTAGATGCTGTTTATTCGCCTTTATTCGCCGAGCGGTTAACCATTAAAGGGATTGTGACTGTGGCTGATTCCAAACGCTGGTTGGAAAGGGAAAAGCTTTCGCCTCAAATCCGTTCGCTATTCATGGAGCAAATTCGTCATGCACATATAATTTTAGCCAATAAAGCAGATTTACTGACAGAATCTGAATTGGCAACTGTGACGATGGAACTAGGTAACTTTAATGAAAATGCACCGATAATACAAACCGTTAATGCAGATATTTCTTTTTCTTTTATCGAAGAAACATTGGCGAATATGAAAGCCATATCTGAAAAACAAGTTATTTCAGGTAAACACCTCCCTTTATCTTCAAAACTGATTGTTTTTGATCGTTCCGTGGAGAAAGATCGATTTGAAGATTGGGTGAAATCATTACCTGATACAGTTTATAGAATGAAAGGCTATGTACCTCTAGTCGGTGCAAAGAACCCTTATCTGTTTCAATATGCGTATGGCATGGTTAACTGGCTTCCTGAATATGTGAAGATGGAGCCTCAACTCGTTGTTATCGGCGAAGGTGTGCAACAACTAGAATATCCTGGATGA
- a CDS encoding CAP domain-containing protein yields MKKSMAVILLGSALLVSNNNNVEASYQNNDANVQKAVQTIQYYVGTEGQYNSSSDMNEYFSSYIEELKKKFGENLFVTVQKPSAKPVQPTEPTIEQKPVVPSKPVEQQKPVAPNKPVEQQKPVAPNKPVEQQKPVTPNKPVEQQKPVTVPQTPSEQPVVQQPPANQGQSTSISAVEQAVLNLTNAERQKVGLQPLQIDNNLMNSARQKSTDMATKNYFSHTSPTYGSPFDQMKANGVSYRAAAENIAMGQRSAEEVVKAWMDSPGHRQNILTASFTHIGIGYDANGNYWTQQFIQK; encoded by the coding sequence ATGAAAAAATCGATGGCAGTCATCTTACTCGGTTCGGCACTACTAGTGTCGAATAACAATAATGTAGAAGCATCATATCAAAATAATGATGCAAACGTTCAAAAAGCAGTACAAACCATTCAGTATTACGTAGGAACTGAGGGGCAATACAACTCCTCAAGTGACATGAACGAATATTTCTCTTCCTATATAGAAGAATTGAAGAAGAAATTTGGAGAGAATCTGTTCGTAACAGTTCAGAAACCTTCAGCAAAACCGGTTCAACCGACCGAGCCGACTATCGAACAAAAACCTGTAGTACCGAGTAAACCGGTAGAACAACAAAAACCTGTAGCACCGAATAAACCGGTAGAACAACAAAAACCTGTAGCACCGAATAAACCGGTAGAACAACAAAAACCTGTAACACCAAATAAACCGGTAGAGCAGCAAAAACCTGTAACAGTTCCACAAACACCAAGTGAACAACCGGTTGTTCAGCAACCGCCTGCTAATCAGGGACAGAGCACGTCAATATCAGCTGTTGAACAAGCGGTACTTAACTTGACGAATGCCGAAAGACAAAAAGTAGGTTTGCAGCCATTGCAGATTGATAATAACTTAATGAATTCTGCACGTCAGAAATCTACAGACATGGCAACGAAAAATTATTTCTCACATACTAGTCCAACTTACGGTTCACCATTTGATCAGATGAAAGCAAATGGAGTTAGCTATCGGGCTGCTGCAGAAAACATTGCGATGGGTCAACGCAGCGCAGAAGAAGTAGTTAAGGCATGGATGGATTCACCTGGTCACAGACAGAATATCCTAACAGCTAGTTTCACTCATATCGGTATCGGTTATGATGCAAACGGCAACTACTGGACACAGCAGTTCATTCAAAAATAA
- a CDS encoding MATE family efflux transporter, whose translation MEEELPLKKKMSIFIKIVIPILITQVAMYLMTFFDILMTGRYNTHDLAGVTIGSSFWVPVYTGLSGILMGLTPLIAHYIGGGKKEETRPSVQQGLYVAIALSAIVFTIMYFAVIPSINHMPLEGPVSIVAGEYLIGMCIGLIPLFAYTVLRAFFDALGATRVSMFIILLSAPINIFLNYLLIYGNFGFPELGGAGAGYASGITYWIVLSIAILIAWKRKPFQQYSLFANWEKISLKKWLEILKIGVPIGLSIFAEISIFSVVTLLMSGYTTETISAHQIALNFTSLLYMIPLSISMGATILVGQAVGSGRMTNAKHYSFLAVGMAIAFSFISIVILLLFREPIASLYTEDPEIIALAIKFFVFAAFFQLSDAIQAPIQGSLRGYKDVNMTFIVAIISFWVIGLPVGYVTAKFTELGPYGYWVGLIVGLTIGAVTLSIRLSIVQKRFRIMKQS comes from the coding sequence ATGGAAGAAGAATTACCGCTGAAGAAAAAAATGAGTATTTTTATTAAAATCGTCATACCTATCCTTATTACTCAAGTAGCAATGTATTTGATGACTTTTTTCGATATTCTCATGACAGGACGCTATAATACGCACGATTTAGCCGGTGTTACAATAGGATCTTCCTTCTGGGTTCCTGTGTATACAGGATTATCCGGAATTCTGATGGGCCTCACTCCACTTATTGCACATTACATAGGCGGTGGAAAGAAAGAAGAAACCCGGCCTTCAGTACAACAAGGATTATATGTCGCTATTGCCTTATCTGCAATCGTCTTTACAATCATGTACTTTGCCGTCATCCCCTCTATCAATCATATGCCACTGGAAGGTCCGGTTAGCATAGTTGCTGGCGAATACTTAATAGGGATGTGCATTGGACTTATTCCTCTGTTCGCTTATACTGTATTACGCGCCTTTTTTGACGCTTTGGGAGCGACTCGTGTTTCCATGTTCATCATTCTATTGTCAGCGCCAATTAACATTTTTCTCAACTACTTACTCATATACGGTAATTTCGGATTTCCGGAATTAGGTGGAGCGGGTGCAGGCTATGCATCAGGTATAACTTATTGGATTGTATTGAGTATCGCTATTCTGATTGCATGGAAGCGAAAACCTTTCCAACAGTATTCGCTGTTTGCTAATTGGGAAAAAATATCTCTAAAAAAATGGTTAGAGATTTTAAAAATCGGTGTTCCGATCGGATTATCAATCTTTGCTGAGATCAGTATTTTTTCAGTTGTCACGTTATTAATGAGTGGATACACAACTGAGACAATATCTGCCCACCAGATCGCCTTAAATTTCACATCACTATTGTACATGATTCCATTAAGCATCTCTATGGGGGCAACTATTCTTGTTGGTCAAGCTGTCGGTTCAGGACGGATGACCAATGCAAAGCATTACAGCTTCCTTGCTGTAGGTATGGCAATAGCTTTCAGTTTCATTTCAATTGTCATCCTTTTACTATTCCGAGAACCGATCGCATCATTATATACTGAGGATCCCGAAATCATCGCCTTAGCGATTAAATTCTTTGTGTTCGCCGCCTTCTTCCAATTATCTGATGCAATCCAGGCACCGATTCAAGGATCGTTGCGTGGTTATAAAGATGTCAATATGACGTTTATCGTCGCTATTATATCTTTTTGGGTTATCGGACTGCCTGTAGGGTATGTAACTGCGAAATTCACCGAACTCGGTCCATATGGCTATTGGGTCGGTTTGATCGTCGGGTTAACAATCGGCGCCGTTACATTGAGCATCCGCTTATCGATTGTTCAAAAACGGTTTAGAATAATGAAACAATCCTAG
- a CDS encoding undecaprenyldiphospho-muramoylpentapeptide beta-N-acetylglucosaminyltransferase: MKRPVIVLTGGGTAGHVSVNEALIPVFIEKGYEVHYIGSHNGIEKELIRNGHKEVKYHSIQSGKLRRYFSLKNFSDPLRVGAGVLQAFALLKKLKPEIIFSKGGFVSVPVILAAKLAKIPVVIHESDVTPGLANKLALPFAKHIFTVFEQTLQHVPSDRATCTGAVIRPEIFEGERFEGLRIARLKGEKPVFIVTGGSQGSAILNATVRKELDRLLERFEIIHLCGKGNIDESLEHIPGYTQFEYVTEGLPHLLAAADFAISRAGSNAIFELLSVLKPMLLIPLSASQSRGDQLLNASLFESLGIAEVVEEEELKKLSAVELFASLVDHKEELLKSMKKVATTKSPEDMANMILSYKN; this comes from the coding sequence ATGAAACGGCCAGTTATAGTATTGACAGGGGGCGGGACAGCGGGGCATGTATCCGTTAACGAAGCGCTCATTCCTGTATTTATCGAAAAAGGATATGAAGTTCATTATATCGGTTCCCACAATGGAATTGAAAAGGAATTGATCCGCAACGGTCATAAAGAAGTGAAGTACCATTCAATTCAGAGCGGGAAATTAAGACGATATTTTTCTTTGAAAAATTTTTCCGATCCTCTCCGTGTAGGAGCAGGAGTCCTTCAGGCGTTTGCATTACTGAAGAAATTGAAGCCGGAAATCATATTCTCCAAAGGAGGATTTGTTTCTGTTCCAGTCATTTTAGCCGCGAAATTGGCGAAAATCCCTGTTGTTATCCATGAATCTGACGTCACTCCGGGTCTTGCGAACAAACTTGCGTTACCATTTGCAAAACATATTTTCACAGTGTTTGAACAGACATTGCAACATGTTCCTTCAGACCGGGCAACATGCACAGGTGCTGTTATTCGTCCGGAAATATTTGAAGGTGAGCGGTTTGAAGGGTTGCGGATTGCACGTTTAAAAGGGGAGAAACCGGTTTTTATCGTAACAGGTGGTAGTCAGGGATCTGCAATTCTCAACGCTACTGTCCGTAAAGAATTGGATAGATTGCTTGAAAGGTTTGAAATTATCCATCTTTGCGGTAAAGGTAATATAGATGAATCCTTGGAGCATATTCCTGGATATACACAATTTGAATATGTCACGGAAGGTCTGCCGCATTTATTAGCCGCTGCTGATTTTGCTATATCACGGGCAGGCTCGAATGCAATTTTTGAATTGTTGTCCGTTTTAAAGCCGATGCTACTTATTCCGCTATCAGCTTCACAAAGTCGGGGAGATCAGTTGTTGAATGCATCGCTATTCGAATCCCTCGGTATCGCAGAAGTCGTTGAAGAAGAAGAATTGAAAAAGTTATCTGCAGTAGAGTTGTTTGCATCTCTCGTTGACCATAAAGAAGAACTGCTCAAGAGTATGAAGAAAGTAGCAACGACGAAATCTCCTGAGGATATGGCAAATATGATTTTGTCTTATAAAAATTAG
- a CDS encoding 2-oxoglutarate dehydrogenase E1 component — protein MSNNVGSQRSPYSVFAGPNLGYVMEMYEKFKVSPDTVDPELAEMFKKYGAPSVESNQQATAAAAVSAGDFGKVLAAYTLIDAIRAYGHLAADIYPLNDRPKDSSRLELSNYGLTESDLQNMSASLFLPNAPSSVETGLEAVNYLKSLYTGKIAYEFAHVIDEEERNWIQSKIENGEVTVNLSAEDRKGLLTRLTQIEGFEKFIHRTFVGAKRFSIEGLDSLVVLLDELVRRSEAEKMKKVLIGMAHRGRLNVLTHILNKPYEMMFAEFAGVPSSPFLPEDGSLITTRGWFGDVKYHMGGLYKGQSGMERFLAYNPSHLEVVNPVVAGQTRAAQETTNHEGMPTQDMNAAYAIMIHGDAAFPGQGIVPETFNYSRVRGYKTGGSVHIIANNTIGFTTEYYDSRSTHYSSDPAKGFEVPILHVNADSPEEVIAAAAFAFEYRQKFSKDILIDLIGYRRYGHNEMDEPLVTNPVMYHLIHKHPTPRQLYGAELVKENILNDSDVEKLDSNVFAEMQAAYDRVKEHSSDVKKMSNATPDYVLNGFPRDLETGVDQETLHRMNEELLSYPDDFTVFSKLDRILKRREEPFKGKGKIDWAHAEQLAFGAILQDGNPIRMTGQDIQRGTFAHRHLVLHDEKSGEEFVPLHHISGSNASFVAYNSPLTEFAVVGYEFGYNLEKDKALSIWEAQYGDFANMAQVMFDQFISSSHSKWGQQSGLVMLLPHAYEGQGPEHSSARLERFLQLCAENNWTVANLSSAANYFHILRRQAKMLGTEVERPLVIVSPKSLLRHPLVGADVSDLSDGHFQTVLEQPGTGQNTDGVKKILFASGKMAIDLAEKVKDGEGFDHLHIVRVEQLYPFPSEKIAEITARYPKAEELVWVQEEPKNMGSWSFASPYLREIADGKEVSYIGRIHRASPSEGNGEDHKTEQQRIIDEALKSK, from the coding sequence ATGTCGAACAATGTTGGTTCCCAACGTTCCCCTTACTCGGTATTCGCAGGTCCGAACCTTGGGTATGTAATGGAAATGTATGAGAAGTTTAAGGTATCACCGGACACGGTCGACCCTGAACTTGCAGAGATGTTCAAAAAATACGGTGCTCCTTCTGTTGAAAGTAATCAGCAGGCGACAGCAGCGGCGGCAGTGTCTGCAGGTGATTTCGGTAAAGTTCTCGCTGCATACACACTAATAGATGCAATCCGTGCTTACGGACATCTTGCTGCGGACATCTATCCTCTCAACGATCGTCCGAAGGATTCGAGCCGTCTAGAGTTATCGAATTATGGATTAACAGAAAGTGATTTGCAGAATATGTCGGCTTCTCTTTTCTTGCCAAATGCGCCATCTAGCGTAGAGACAGGACTTGAAGCTGTAAATTATTTAAAATCATTGTACACAGGCAAAATTGCATATGAGTTTGCCCATGTAATCGATGAGGAAGAACGTAATTGGATCCAGTCTAAAATCGAGAACGGTGAAGTTACTGTTAACCTTTCGGCTGAAGATCGCAAAGGATTGCTTACTAGACTTACACAAATTGAAGGTTTTGAGAAATTTATTCACCGGACATTTGTCGGTGCAAAACGGTTTTCCATTGAAGGCCTAGATTCTTTAGTCGTCCTACTGGATGAATTGGTCCGCCGTTCGGAAGCTGAAAAGATGAAAAAAGTACTGATTGGTATGGCACACCGTGGCCGACTGAATGTACTTACGCATATTTTGAATAAACCTTATGAAATGATGTTCGCAGAATTCGCAGGAGTACCATCTTCACCATTCCTTCCAGAAGACGGTTCACTTATTACGACGCGTGGTTGGTTCGGAGATGTGAAATACCATATGGGTGGACTTTACAAAGGTCAATCCGGAATGGAACGTTTTCTTGCTTACAATCCTTCCCATTTGGAAGTAGTAAACCCTGTTGTCGCAGGTCAGACTCGTGCCGCTCAGGAAACGACTAATCACGAAGGAATGCCGACCCAGGATATGAATGCGGCTTACGCTATTATGATTCATGGTGATGCAGCTTTCCCTGGGCAGGGTATTGTTCCGGAGACATTTAACTACAGCCGCGTGCGTGGTTATAAAACAGGCGGATCTGTTCATATCATTGCAAATAATACAATCGGCTTTACGACTGAATATTACGATTCAAGATCGACTCATTATTCTTCAGATCCTGCAAAAGGTTTTGAAGTGCCAATTTTGCATGTCAACGCAGATAGCCCTGAAGAAGTTATCGCTGCTGCAGCATTCGCTTTTGAATATCGCCAGAAATTCAGCAAGGATATCTTGATAGATTTAATTGGTTATCGTCGCTATGGGCATAATGAGATGGATGAACCGTTGGTCACGAATCCGGTAATGTATCATTTAATCCATAAACATCCGACTCCTCGTCAGTTATATGGAGCGGAACTCGTAAAAGAGAATATCCTGAATGATTCAGATGTTGAGAAACTCGATTCAAATGTATTTGCTGAAATGCAAGCTGCATATGACAGAGTAAAAGAGCATTCGTCAGATGTGAAAAAAATGTCGAATGCAACACCTGACTACGTACTTAATGGATTCCCAAGGGATCTTGAAACAGGCGTCGATCAGGAAACTTTGCATCGCATGAATGAAGAGCTCCTATCCTATCCTGATGACTTCACTGTGTTCAGTAAGTTGGATCGCATTCTTAAGCGTCGGGAAGAGCCTTTCAAAGGCAAAGGTAAGATTGACTGGGCACACGCAGAACAATTGGCGTTCGGCGCAATCCTCCAAGATGGAAATCCGATTCGGATGACTGGCCAGGATATCCAACGCGGAACTTTTGCACATCGTCATCTAGTTCTCCATGATGAAAAATCAGGTGAAGAATTTGTACCTTTACACCATATCAGTGGATCCAACGCTTCTTTCGTAGCGTATAACAGCCCATTGACAGAATTTGCGGTAGTAGGATACGAATTCGGGTATAACTTGGAAAAAGATAAAGCATTGTCAATATGGGAAGCGCAATATGGTGACTTTGCAAATATGGCACAAGTCATGTTCGACCAATTTATCTCTTCAAGTCACTCTAAATGGGGACAGCAATCTGGATTGGTCATGCTGTTGCCACATGCATATGAAGGCCAGGGACCTGAACATTCCAGCGCACGTCTTGAAAGATTCCTACAGCTTTGTGCAGAGAATAACTGGACTGTAGCAAATCTATCTAGTGCAGCGAACTATTTCCACATTTTACGCAGACAGGCTAAAATGCTTGGAACAGAAGTAGAACGTCCTCTCGTTATCGTTTCACCAAAATCATTATTGCGTCATCCGTTAGTAGGTGCAGATGTCAGCGATCTATCCGACGGTCACTTCCAGACAGTGCTTGAACAGCCTGGAACGGGTCAGAATACAGATGGAGTCAAGAAAATTCTCTTTGCCAGCGGTAAAATGGCAATTGATTTGGCGGAAAAAGTGAAAGACGGAGAAGGTTTTGATCATCTTCATATAGTGCGCGTGGAACAGCTTTATCCGTTCCCATCTGAAAAGATCGCTGAAATTACGGCACGCTATCCAAAAGCTGAAGAACTAGTATGGGTACAGGAAGAGCCGAAAAACATGGGATCATGGTCATTTGCATCACCATATCTGCGTGAAATTGCAGACGGCAAAGAAGTATCCTATATTGGTCGAATTCATCGTGCAAGTCCTTCAGAGGGCAATGGTGAAGACCATAAGACTGAACAACAGCGTATTATTGATGAAGCGTTAAAAAGTAAATAA
- the odhB gene encoding 2-oxoglutarate dehydrogenase complex dihydrolipoyllysine-residue succinyltransferase, whose product MAEIKVPELAESITEGTIAKWLKQPGESVEKGEFIVELETDKVNVEVISEEAGVIQELLAAEGDTVEVGQVIAVVGEGSGAAAQPTAPQAKKEEAAESAPAKQEAVQAQPAEQSSTDRTIASPAARKLAREKGIDLAAVSPVDPMGRVRAQDVNAHGTAPKAPATPAKAAAPAQEDGRETRQKMTRRRQTIAKRLLEVRQSTAMLTTFNEIDMTAVMELRKRKKDDFFDKNDVRLGFMSFFTKAVVAALKKFPYVNSEIDGDEIILKHYFDIGIAVSTEGGLVVPIVRDADRKNFAEIESTIGELAGKARDNKLTLGDMSGGSFTITNGGVFGSLLSTPILNGTQVGILGMHTIQKRPVAVGDNVEIRPMMYIALSYDHRVIDGKDSVGFLKMVKELLENPEDLLLGS is encoded by the coding sequence GTGGCAGAGATTAAAGTACCTGAACTTGCAGAATCGATAACAGAAGGGACAATCGCGAAATGGTTGAAACAACCGGGCGAAAGTGTAGAAAAAGGAGAATTCATCGTTGAACTTGAAACAGATAAAGTAAACGTTGAGGTTATTTCAGAAGAAGCTGGAGTCATCCAAGAACTTCTTGCGGCAGAAGGCGATACTGTTGAAGTCGGACAAGTAATTGCTGTTGTTGGCGAAGGTTCAGGAGCTGCGGCTCAACCAACTGCTCCACAAGCGAAAAAAGAAGAAGCTGCTGAATCCGCTCCTGCGAAGCAAGAAGCTGTGCAAGCCCAACCGGCTGAACAAAGTTCAACTGATCGCACGATTGCAAGTCCTGCTGCGCGTAAATTGGCGCGCGAAAAAGGAATCGATCTTGCTGCGGTCTCCCCAGTAGATCCGATGGGTCGTGTACGTGCACAAGATGTAAATGCACATGGTACAGCGCCAAAGGCACCGGCAACACCTGCAAAAGCAGCCGCTCCAGCTCAGGAAGACGGAAGAGAAACTAGACAAAAAATGACGCGTCGTCGTCAAACAATTGCAAAACGTCTTCTTGAAGTTAGACAGTCAACGGCAATGCTGACGACTTTCAATGAAATTGACATGACTGCAGTTATGGAACTTCGTAAACGTAAAAAAGATGATTTCTTCGATAAAAATGATGTGCGTCTTGGATTCATGTCATTCTTTACGAAAGCAGTCGTTGCAGCACTTAAGAAATTCCCATATGTGAATTCAGAAATCGACGGCGATGAAATTATACTGAAACACTATTTTGATATCGGTATCGCTGTTTCCACTGAAGGTGGCCTTGTTGTTCCAATCGTTCGCGATGCAGATCGCAAGAACTTCGCTGAAATCGAGTCTACAATTGGAGAACTAGCAGGTAAAGCAAGAGACAATAAGTTGACTCTTGGAGATATGTCAGGCGGTTCATTTACAATTACGAACGGTGGCGTATTCGGATCATTGCTTTCAACACCAATCCTTAACGGTACTCAAGTAGGTATCCTAGGTATGCATACAATCCAAAAACGTCCAGTTGCTGTTGGAGATAACGTTGAAATTCGCCCGATGATGTATATTGCATTGTCGTACGATCACCGTGTTATCGATGGTAAAGATTCAGTTGGATTCTTAAAAATGGTGAAGGAACTTTTGGAAAACCCAGAAGATCTTCTTCTAGGCTCTTAA
- a CDS encoding DUF6501 family protein — MNFTTWTTAPTIRKVVCTHADAAKYVVTDVLTPGKEYAVKNETDEFIFIVDNSGKVGGYYKTYFE, encoded by the coding sequence ATGAACTTTACAACATGGACGACAGCACCGACAATCCGTAAAGTGGTCTGTACACATGCCGATGCGGCAAAGTATGTCGTCACAGACGTTTTGACACCCGGCAAAGAGTACGCTGTGAAAAATGAAACGGATGAATTCATTTTCATCGTGGATAATAGCGGAAAAGTTGGCGGCTATTACAAAACCTATTTTGAATGA